The following are encoded in a window of Cryobacterium sp. CG_9.6 genomic DNA:
- the mmsA gene encoding multiple monosaccharide ABC transporter ATP-binding protein has protein sequence MTTTILEMRGITKTFPGVKALQDVSLAVKRGHIHAICGENGAGKSTLMKVLSGVYPAGTYEGEIAFENEIVAFKSINDSEASGVVIIHQELALSPFLSIAENIFLGNEQQTRGWIDWHKTNLEATKLLARVGLKDNPVTLIKDIGVGKQQLVEIAKALSKQVKLLILDEPTAALNDEDSAHLLDLLKHLRGQGVTCIIISHKLNEIKAIADAVTIIRDGKLIETLDMRTDEISEERIIKGMVGRDLGSRYPEHTSNIGEELLRVEDWNVYHPLDHSRRVVKDANITVHAGEIVGIAGLMGAGRTELAMSVFGHSYGHNISGRVYKSGTLVKTNTVAAAVEHGLAYATEDRKKYGLNLIDDIKRNISGVALEKLARFGWVDSNREAAVAEGYRKSMNIKAPNVDAVTGKLSGGNQQKVVLSKWMFSNPDVLMLDEPTRGIDVGAKYEIYGIINKLADDGKGVLVISSELPELIGICDRIYTIFEGRITANVVRGQATAEYLMQHMTQEKEKGDS, from the coding sequence GTGACAACGACAATTCTCGAGATGCGTGGCATCACGAAAACGTTCCCCGGGGTGAAGGCACTCCAGGACGTTTCCCTCGCGGTGAAACGGGGGCATATTCACGCAATCTGCGGGGAAAACGGTGCGGGCAAGTCCACGCTCATGAAGGTGCTTTCCGGTGTCTACCCGGCTGGCACCTACGAGGGTGAGATTGCTTTCGAAAATGAGATCGTCGCCTTCAAATCAATCAACGATTCTGAGGCGTCCGGTGTCGTCATCATTCATCAGGAGCTCGCACTCAGTCCGTTCCTGTCTATTGCCGAAAACATCTTTCTGGGCAACGAGCAGCAGACCCGTGGCTGGATTGATTGGCACAAGACCAACCTGGAGGCCACGAAACTGCTCGCGCGGGTGGGGCTCAAGGACAACCCCGTCACTCTGATCAAAGATATCGGTGTCGGCAAGCAACAGCTCGTCGAGATTGCCAAGGCACTCTCGAAGCAGGTAAAACTCCTCATTCTCGATGAGCCCACGGCGGCCCTCAATGACGAGGATTCGGCTCATCTGCTCGATCTACTCAAGCATTTGCGTGGCCAGGGCGTCACGTGCATCATCATCAGTCACAAGCTCAATGAGATTAAGGCGATTGCCGACGCCGTCACGATCATTCGTGACGGGAAACTTATTGAGACGCTCGATATGCGCACCGATGAGATTTCGGAAGAGCGCATCATCAAGGGCATGGTGGGCCGCGATCTGGGCAGCCGCTACCCGGAGCACACCTCCAACATTGGTGAGGAGCTCCTGCGGGTGGAGGACTGGAATGTTTATCACCCCCTCGACCACAGTCGGCGAGTGGTGAAAGACGCCAATATCACCGTGCACGCGGGCGAGATTGTGGGAATTGCCGGTCTGATGGGTGCGGGGCGAACCGAGCTGGCCATGAGTGTCTTCGGGCACAGCTACGGCCACAACATCTCTGGTCGTGTCTACAAGAGCGGGACTCTGGTGAAGACGAACACCGTTGCGGCCGCAGTGGAGCACGGACTTGCGTACGCCACCGAGGACCGCAAGAAGTATGGCCTCAATTTGATTGATGACATCAAGCGAAATATTTCGGGAGTCGCTCTCGAGAAGCTCGCTCGGTTCGGCTGGGTGGATTCCAACAGGGAGGCTGCTGTAGCCGAGGGCTATCGCAAGAGCATGAACATCAAGGCACCGAACGTTGATGCGGTGACGGGAAAGCTTTCTGGGGGAAACCAGCAGAAGGTGGTGCTGTCGAAGTGGATGTTCTCTAACCCGGACGTGCTCATGCTCGATGAGCCAACCCGAGGGATCGACGTGGGTGCCAAGTACGAGATTTACGGAATCATCAACAAACTCGCTGACGACGGCAAGGGCGTTCTGGTCATCTCCTCGGAGTTGCCTGAGCTCATCGGAATCTGTGACCGGATTTACACCATCTTTGAGGGTCGCATCACCGCCAATGTGGTTCGTGGGCAGGCCACGGCGGAATATCTCATGCAACACATGACTCAGGAAAAGGAGAAGGGCGACTCATGA
- the chvE gene encoding multiple monosaccharide ABC transporter substrate-binding protein has protein sequence MKTRKILLGIAAVGLAFSLAACSGGTSTRGGASTDAAAAGSNAGALVGVAMPTKTSERWIKDGDAVKASLEELGYKVDLEYADDDIPTQVQQISGMLTKGAKILIIASIDGTALSDQLDQAAASGVKVIAYDRLINGSANVDYYTTFDNNEVGVQQATSLLTGLGILDADGTETGATGPFNVELFAGSPDDNNATFFFNGALETLQPFIDSGVVVVKSGQVGFSQVATLRWDPATAQKRMQDLIASTYSDGSKVDGVLSPYDGISIGIISALEGSGYSTDALPIITGQDAEAASVKSIIAGQQYSTIYKDTRQLGDEAVKMADDLLNGRTPEVNDTTSYDNKVKVVPTFLFAPQVVTIDNYQSLLVDTGYFTEDDLK, from the coding sequence GTGAAAACACGTAAGATCCTTCTCGGCATTGCCGCCGTTGGACTGGCCTTCTCCCTCGCGGCCTGCTCCGGTGGCACGTCGACTCGTGGCGGAGCGTCGACTGACGCAGCCGCTGCGGGCAGCAACGCCGGTGCGCTGGTGGGTGTGGCCATGCCCACCAAGACCAGCGAGCGCTGGATCAAGGACGGCGACGCCGTCAAGGCCTCTCTGGAGGAGCTCGGCTACAAGGTTGACCTTGAGTACGCCGATGACGACATCCCCACCCAGGTTCAGCAGATCAGCGGCATGCTCACCAAGGGTGCCAAGATTCTCATCATTGCGTCCATTGACGGTACGGCTCTCAGCGATCAGCTGGACCAGGCCGCGGCATCCGGTGTCAAGGTCATTGCGTATGACCGACTGATCAACGGAAGCGCCAACGTGGACTACTACACCACCTTCGACAACAATGAGGTTGGTGTGCAGCAGGCAACCAGCCTGCTCACCGGGCTCGGCATTCTCGACGCAGACGGTACTGAGACGGGTGCCACTGGTCCGTTCAACGTTGAGCTTTTCGCCGGTAGCCCCGATGACAACAACGCGACGTTCTTCTTCAATGGTGCGCTGGAGACCCTTCAGCCGTTCATTGACAGCGGTGTCGTCGTTGTGAAGAGTGGCCAGGTTGGCTTCTCGCAGGTGGCAACCCTTCGTTGGGACCCGGCAACGGCGCAGAAGCGCATGCAGGACCTCATTGCCAGCACGTACTCAGATGGCAGCAAGGTCGACGGCGTTCTCTCGCCCTATGACGGCATCTCGATCGGTATCATTTCCGCGCTCGAGGGTTCGGGTTACTCCACCGATGCTCTGCCAATCATCACCGGTCAGGACGCGGAAGCGGCCTCGGTGAAGTCGATCATTGCCGGCCAGCAGTACTCCACCATCTACAAGGACACGCGCCAGCTTGGTGACGAGGCCGTGAAGATGGCTGATGACCTGCTGAACGGTCGCACTCCGGAGGTCAACGACACCACGAGCTACGACAACAAGGTCAAGGTTGTTCCGACCTTCCTGTTCGCGCCTCAGGTTGTCACGATCGACAACTACCAGTCCCTGCTCGTCGACACCGGCTACTTCACCGAAGACGACCTCAAGTAG
- the araA gene encoding L-arabinose isomerase, whose translation MSALTTTLDHLEVWFLTGSQNLYGEETLRQVAEQSQEIAKTLDASAHLPVRVVWKDVLKDSESIRRMALEVNAADHVIGVVAWMHTFSPAKMWITGLDTLRKPLLHLHTQANVELPWAEIDFDFMNLNQAAHGDREFGYIQTRLGVVRKTVVGHASHPSVTTQVGTWQRAAAGWAASHSLKLARFGDNMRYVAVTEGDKTEAELRFGVQVNTWGVNELADAVHAASDDAIDALVAEYERLYDVVPELRVGGARHESLRYGAAIEIGLRSFLEEGGFGAFTTSFEDLGELRQLPGLAVQRLMAEGYGFGAEGDWKTAILVRVANVMGSGLPGGASLMEDYTYDLIPGEELILGAHMLEVSPSLTTARPTLEIHPMGIGGKEDPVRLVFTADAGPAVVVAMSDMRDRFRLVANVIEVVEPPEPLPNLPVGRAVWKPAPDLATSAAAWLTAGAAHHTVMSTAVGIEVFQDFAEIARTELLVIDKTTTLRDFTREVRWNQAYYRLAQGL comes from the coding sequence ATGTCTGCCCTCACCACCACGCTCGACCACCTCGAGGTCTGGTTTCTCACCGGAAGCCAGAACCTCTACGGCGAGGAGACGCTGCGCCAGGTTGCGGAGCAATCACAGGAGATCGCGAAGACTCTCGACGCATCCGCTCACCTCCCCGTGCGGGTGGTGTGGAAGGACGTTCTGAAGGACTCCGAGTCCATTCGTCGCATGGCGCTTGAGGTGAATGCCGCCGATCACGTCATTGGCGTCGTGGCGTGGATGCACACGTTCTCTCCGGCCAAGATGTGGATCACCGGTCTGGACACCCTACGCAAGCCGTTGCTGCACCTGCACACGCAGGCCAATGTTGAGCTGCCCTGGGCCGAGATCGACTTTGACTTCATGAACCTCAATCAGGCTGCTCACGGTGACCGTGAGTTCGGCTACATTCAGACCCGCCTCGGTGTGGTGCGCAAGACCGTGGTGGGTCACGCCTCCCACCCCAGTGTCACGACGCAGGTGGGTACGTGGCAGCGTGCTGCCGCGGGCTGGGCCGCCAGTCACAGCCTCAAGCTCGCGCGTTTTGGCGACAATATGCGCTATGTGGCAGTGACCGAGGGTGACAAGACCGAGGCCGAACTGCGTTTTGGTGTGCAGGTGAACACCTGGGGAGTCAACGAGCTGGCGGATGCCGTGCACGCGGCCTCCGACGACGCCATCGATGCGCTCGTGGCCGAGTATGAGCGGCTCTACGACGTTGTTCCGGAACTCCGTGTGGGTGGCGCTCGCCACGAGTCACTTCGTTACGGTGCCGCCATCGAAATCGGGCTGCGCTCGTTTCTTGAAGAGGGCGGCTTTGGGGCGTTCACCACGAGCTTCGAAGATCTTGGTGAGCTTCGCCAGCTTCCCGGCCTTGCGGTGCAGCGGCTGATGGCCGAGGGCTACGGTTTCGGTGCCGAGGGTGACTGGAAAACAGCCATCCTCGTGCGCGTCGCGAACGTGATGGGATCCGGCCTTCCCGGTGGTGCAAGCCTCATGGAGGACTACACCTACGACCTCATTCCGGGCGAGGAACTCATCCTCGGTGCGCACATGCTCGAGGTCAGTCCGAGCCTCACCACGGCCAGGCCCACCCTCGAAATTCATCCGATGGGCATTGGTGGCAAGGAGGACCCGGTACGTCTGGTGTTCACAGCGGATGCCGGTCCCGCCGTGGTCGTGGCCATGTCCGATATGCGCGACCGCTTTCGTCTGGTTGCGAACGTTATCGAGGTTGTCGAGCCACCAGAGCCGCTTCCCAACCTGCCTGTCGGGCGCGCGGTGTGGAAGCCCGCTCCCGACCTCGCCACGTCGGCTGCCGCGTGGCTCACTGCCGGGGCTGCCCACCACACCGTGATGTCGACTGCTGTCGGCATCGAGGTATTCCAGGATTTCGCCGAGATTGCTCGTACCGAGCTTCTCGTGATCGATAAGACCACCACCCTGCGTGATTTCACACGCGAGGTGCGTTGGAACCAGGCCTATTACCGACTCGCTCAAGGCCTGTAG
- a CDS encoding L-ribulose-5-phosphate 4-epimerase: MTTFDRLTEEAIAAVRVEVASLHAELSRNELVVWTGGNVSGRVPGTELFVIKPSGVDYDNLAPENMILCHLDGTVVPGTAGSDRSPSSDTAAHAYVYRNMVDIGGVVHTHSTYATAWAARGEEIPCVITAMADEFGGPIPVGPFAIIGDESIGRGIVETLRGHRSRAVLMQNHGPFTIGKNARDAVKAAVMVEDVARTVHLARQGGALISIPQVAIDALFDRYQNVYGQAPQGAL; this comes from the coding sequence TTGACCACGTTTGACCGCCTCACCGAAGAGGCCATTGCTGCGGTTCGCGTCGAGGTTGCGAGCCTGCATGCCGAGCTCAGTCGTAATGAACTCGTGGTGTGGACCGGAGGAAACGTCTCCGGTCGTGTTCCGGGAACCGAGCTCTTCGTGATCAAGCCATCCGGTGTGGACTATGACAATCTTGCTCCCGAGAACATGATCCTGTGCCACCTCGATGGCACGGTTGTTCCCGGAACGGCGGGCAGTGATCGTTCACCCTCCAGCGACACGGCAGCTCACGCGTACGTGTATCGCAACATGGTGGATATCGGGGGAGTGGTGCACACGCACTCCACCTATGCCACGGCGTGGGCGGCGCGTGGCGAAGAGATTCCCTGTGTCATCACGGCCATGGCCGATGAGTTCGGTGGGCCGATTCCGGTGGGTCCGTTTGCGATCATCGGTGACGAGTCGATTGGGCGCGGCATCGTGGAGACGCTTCGCGGACACCGCAGTCGTGCGGTTCTCATGCAGAATCACGGTCCGTTCACCATCGGAAAGAACGCTCGCGACGCGGTCAAGGCGGCCGTGATGGTCGAAGATGTGGCGCGAACCGTTCACCTCGCTCGTCAGGGTGGTGCGCTCATCAGCATTCCGCAGGTGGCGATTGACGCGCTCTTCGACCGATACCAGAACGTCTACGGACAAGCACCCCAAGGAGCGCTCTAA
- the araB gene encoding ribulokinase: MAERSVAERYVIGVDYGTLSGRAVVVRVSDGVELGSASLDYAHAVMDTRLTSGPLAEAGTPISLAPDWALQVPSDYVDVLKSAVPAAVANAGIDPAQVIGIGTDFTACTMVPTIGDGTPLNELPAYADEPHAYVKLWRHHSAQPHADRINDLAFERNESWLPRYGGLISSEWEFAKGLQLLEEAPAVYHRMENWVEAADWIVWQLTGRYARNACTAGYKGIWQDGEYPSSDFLGALNPDFASFVTEKLEHEIGQLGASAGTLSAEAAAWTGLPEGIAVAVGNVDAHVTAPAAQATEPGQMVAIMGTSTCHVMNSDHLAEVPGMCGVVDGGIVSGLYGYEAGQSGVGDIFAWYVKNQVPAAYSEKADALGLSVHQYLTNLAYERPVGDHGLVALDWHSGNRSVLVDHELSGLVLGMTLTTRTEEVYRALLEATAFGTRTIVETFNDSGVPVTEFIVAGGLLKNRHLMQTYSDILRLPISTIASEQGPALGSAIHAAVAAGAYDTIRDAAASMGKVNRAVYTPNTEAADAYDALYAEYQELHDYFGQGVNEVMHRLRAIKRAATRAAEPTGVLS, from the coding sequence GTGGCCGAGCGCTCCGTGGCTGAACGATACGTAATCGGCGTTGACTACGGCACGCTTTCCGGTCGGGCTGTTGTGGTGCGGGTGTCGGACGGTGTTGAACTCGGGTCGGCATCGCTGGACTATGCGCATGCCGTGATGGATACCCGGCTCACGAGCGGTCCGTTGGCAGAGGCGGGTACCCCCATTTCCTTGGCTCCCGACTGGGCCCTTCAGGTTCCGTCCGACTATGTCGATGTGCTGAAGAGTGCCGTACCCGCTGCGGTGGCGAATGCCGGCATCGATCCGGCCCAGGTCATTGGCATCGGCACCGACTTCACGGCCTGCACCATGGTTCCCACGATCGGTGATGGCACACCGCTGAACGAGCTGCCCGCGTACGCCGATGAACCGCACGCCTACGTGAAGCTCTGGCGTCACCACTCGGCCCAGCCGCACGCCGACCGCATCAACGACCTGGCGTTCGAGCGCAACGAGTCCTGGCTTCCGCGTTACGGCGGCCTCATCTCGAGCGAGTGGGAATTCGCGAAGGGTCTTCAGCTGCTGGAAGAGGCACCGGCTGTGTACCACCGCATGGAGAACTGGGTGGAAGCTGCCGACTGGATCGTCTGGCAGCTCACCGGTCGCTATGCGCGCAATGCCTGCACAGCGGGATACAAGGGCATCTGGCAGGACGGTGAATACCCGAGCAGTGACTTCCTCGGTGCCCTGAACCCCGACTTCGCTTCGTTTGTGACCGAGAAGCTGGAGCACGAGATTGGTCAGCTCGGCGCATCCGCTGGCACGCTCAGCGCCGAGGCTGCCGCCTGGACCGGTTTACCCGAGGGAATTGCGGTAGCTGTGGGCAATGTGGACGCCCACGTAACAGCGCCGGCTGCGCAGGCCACCGAGCCCGGTCAAATGGTGGCAATCATGGGTACGAGTACCTGTCACGTCATGAACTCTGACCACCTCGCCGAGGTGCCGGGCATGTGTGGTGTTGTCGACGGTGGCATTGTTTCTGGTCTGTATGGCTATGAGGCTGGCCAGTCGGGTGTGGGCGATATCTTTGCCTGGTACGTGAAGAACCAGGTTCCGGCTGCCTACTCTGAGAAAGCGGATGCCCTCGGCCTCAGTGTTCACCAGTACCTCACCAATCTGGCCTACGAGCGTCCGGTGGGCGATCACGGGCTGGTGGCTCTCGACTGGCACAGTGGCAACCGCTCCGTGCTTGTTGACCATGAACTCTCCGGGCTGGTTCTGGGCATGACGCTCACGACGCGCACCGAAGAGGTGTATCGCGCGCTGCTCGAAGCCACGGCTTTTGGCACGCGCACGATCGTGGAGACGTTCAACGACAGCGGTGTTCCGGTGACCGAATTCATCGTGGCCGGTGGCCTGCTGAAAAACCGGCATCTGATGCAGACCTACTCCGACATTCTGCGTTTGCCGATCTCCACCATTGCCAGTGAGCAGGGTCCGGCTCTCGGGTCGGCCATTCACGCTGCCGTCGCTGCGGGGGCCTACGACACCATTCGTGATGCTGCGGCGAGCATGGGCAAGGTGAACCGTGCCGTGTATACGCCGAACACCGAGGCAGCGGATGCCTACGATGCGCTCTATGCGGAGTATCAGGAACTGCACGACTACTTCGGTCAGGGCGTCAACGAAGTAATGCACCGTCTGCGTGCGATCAAGCGTGCCGCCACTCGCGCGGCAGAACCCACGGGGGTATTGTCTTGA